Proteins from a single region of Streptococcus mitis:
- a CDS encoding DUF956 family protein: MAQSLNKTVLLNTTGTSYLSIAGKVGKFLVGDQALEFYPDVNVEQFIQIPWSHINQIGANVTGRKISRHFEVFTDRGKFLFASKDSGTILKIAREKLGNDKVVKLPTLIQTISQKFKNLFAKK; this comes from the coding sequence ATGGCTCAATCACTTAACAAAACAGTGCTCCTCAATACGACAGGCACCTCCTACCTCTCTATAGCTGGGAAAGTTGGAAAATTCCTTGTCGGAGATCAGGCTTTGGAATTTTACCCCGATGTCAATGTTGAACAATTTATCCAGATTCCTTGGAGCCATATTAACCAGATTGGAGCCAATGTTACTGGTCGCAAAATCAGTCGTCACTTCGAAGTCTTTACAGACAGAGGAAAATTCCTCTTTGCCTCAAAAGACTCGGGTACCATTCTTAAAATTGCACGCGAAAAACTGGGCAATGACAAGGTCGTCAAACTTCCGACCCTGATTCAAACCATTAGTCAAAAATTTAAAAATCTATTTGCAAAAAAGTAG